The Terriglobus sp. TAA 43 sequence CATGGGGTCTATGGTAACGCGGAACGGGTACTCTTCAAAAGTGCCGGAGATGCGGAAATAGTTTCTCGCAACCCTTTCTCCCAGACGGGGTTTGATTCATGCAGGATGGGATCAACGGCAGACAGTTCCACAGCATCTGACCATCCCTGAGGATTTTTATGAAGAACGTATCGCTCTACCGGTCTGCAGTACTTATTTCCTCGCTGGGCCTCGTCCTGACGGGATGCCGCAGCAACGCGGCGAATCCCGCGCCTATCGTGGACGGCAACGCCGCCGCCACCGATCCTGCCAATGCGAACCTGCTTCCCACCCAGGTGGCCGGCGTTAGCTACGCCGCCATGCCGCAGAGCAATGGCACCAGCTACGCACCGCAAGCCGCTCCGCAGGCTGCCCCACAGGCTGGCCGCAACACGCAAAATGAAGCTCTGCAGTACAACACCACGCCCCCGGCCTATCAGGGCGACGATCAGCAGCAACAACCGCAGCAGCCCGTCTACGACAACTCGCAGCCACAGCAATACAGCAACGGCCAGCCCTACACTGACCAGCAGGCTGCCAACGCCGCGGAATACGACGAATACAACGCCCTGCTCGATCCCGACGTTCCCGCTGCAACAGAACCACCTCCCCCATTGCCCCAGGACTATGAACAGCCTGTAGCCCCCGGCCCTGACTATATGTGGACCCCCGGCTATTGGGATTACGCAACCGCCGGTTACTACTACGTCCCCGGAGCATGGGTTGCGCCTCCGTACGTTGGTGCGTTGTGGACGCCCGGATGGTGGGGCTGGTACGGCAGTCGCTATCGCTGGCACCACGGCTATTGGGGCCAACACATCGGCTACTACGGTGGCATCAATTACGGCTTCGGCTACATCGGCTTCGGCTACCAGGGTGGCTACTGGAATAACAATCACTTCTGGTACAACACCGCAGTCAATCGCGTGCAGCCAGGGCGGGTAAACAACTACGTCTACAACCGCCGCGTGGAAGTCATCAACAACACGTACGTCAACAACTCGCGTGTCTCCTACTACGGCGGCAACGGCGGTCTTCGCCGCGGCCCTGCACCGCAGGAATTTGCTGCAGTGCGCGAGCAACGTGTACCTCCGATGCAGTCGCAGGTGCAGAATCGCCAGGCAGCCATGCAGAACCGTTCGCAGTTCTTCCAGCAGAATCGCGGCCGCCCCAACATGGTCACGACAGCACAGCCTCTGCCTGCACAACGCGGCATCGTTGCGCCTCCCCGGACCATGTCCCCCATGCCCGGAAACAATCTGCACCCCGGACAGAACGGCTTCAACGGCGCACTGCCCGCAAACGCGAATCAACAGCAACGGCAGCAGTTTGAACAACAGCAGCGTGTTCAACAACAGAACATGCAGAACCAGCAGCGCATGCAGCAGAACATGAATCCGCAGCAGCGCCAGCAGTTCGAGCAGAACCAACAAAACCAGCAACGACAGCAACAGCAAAACCTGCAGAACCAGCAGCGCATGCAACAGAACATGAACCAGCAACAGCGCCAGCAGTTCGACCAGCAGCAGCGCGTGCAACAGCAGAATCTGCAGAACCAGCAACACCAGCAGCAGGAACAACAACGACAGCAGCAACAGAACCTGCAGAACCAACAAAACCAGCAGCGGCAGCAGCAGGAACAACAGCGCCAACAGCAGCAGAACACGCAGAACCAGCAACGCATGCAGATGGATCAGCAGCGCCAGCAACAACAGAACCAACAGCGTGAGCAGGAGCAACAACGGCAGCAGCAGGTAAATCAACAGAACCAGCAGCGCCAGCAGGAACAGCAACGCCAGCAGCAGGTGCAGCAGCAGCAGCGTGACCAGCAACAGCAACAACAGCGCGCTCAGGAACAACAGCGTCAGCAGCAGATACAGAATCAGCAACGCGAACAACAGCGGGCGCAGGACCAGCAGCGGCAACAGATGCAGCAACAACAGCAGCACATGCAGGAGCAGCAGCATCAGGCGCAACAGAATCAACAACGCCAGATGCAACAGCAGGTACAGCAACAACACCAGATGCAGCAGCAAATGCAGCATCAGCAACAGCAGGTGCAACACGCTGCCCCGCCACCACAGGCGCCTCACGGCGGAGGCGGTGGCGAACACCGTCACTAAGCTGTCGTAGTAAAGAAGGAAACTTGCATGAGGCCGCGCTGAAAGGTGCGGCCTCTTCTTTTGCCGCTATGCCGTGAACATCTGCCAGAGCAGAACGCAGTTGAGCCCAATGATGAGCATCGCCACAGTCCATCCTGCAACCGCTGTCGCACGGTTATTGCAGAACTCACCCATCACACTCTTCTTGCCCGTCAGCAGCAACAGCGGCACGAGCGCAAAGGGGATACCGAAGGACAGCACCGCCTGCGACAGCAGCAACACCTTCAACTCATCCAGTCCCATCGCAATCACCACCAGCGCCGGGATGATTGTGATCAGGCGACGCAGATAGATAGGAAACTTAACATGCAGGAATCCTTCAATCACCACCTGCCCGGCCAACACACCAATCGTCGATGAGGACAAACCGCTGCACAGCAACGCCACGGCAAACGCAACCTGCGCCATGGGCCCCAGCAAAGGTCCAAGCGTTTGATGCGCGCCTTCCAGCTTGCTGATGGCACCCTCGCCCACGCCGCCCAGCGCCGCTGCCGCCATGATCAACATGGCCGAGTTAATCAGCCACGCACCGTTCATCGCAAAGATGATGTCGATACGTTCAAAGCGCAGATAACGCCGACGGAAGTCGCGCAAACGACCTGCTGCCTGCGCGCGACTGGCACCACCGCTGACGCCATGCTCCACAAACGTCGACAAACGCGGCTGCATCAGTGACGAGTGCAGATAAATCACATGCGGCATCACCGTCGCGCCCAGCATGGCCACGGCAATGTACAGCGTCTCGTGATTCAGGTGCGGCACCAGCGTTCCACGCACCGCCTGCGACCAATCCGGATGTACCAGGAAGATCTCAATCGCGTAGCAGAAACCAATGGCACTGACCAACGCAATGATCACGCCCTCAAAATGCCGAAAGCCACGCTGATTCAAAGCCAGTAACAAAAACACAAACACCGTGGTGGCAAGTGCAGCCAGAAACATCACGGTCGTACGGCTCATGCCATGAGCGAGGAAATATGGCCCTACCAACAGATAAAAACCGAGCGCCGCGCCAAGAAACTCCGCCAGATCCGTGGCAATCGCGCTAATCTCCGCTCCCACCCACAACAGCCACACCACAGGCTTTGAGAAATGTTCGCGGCAACACTCTGGCAACGTATTCCCTGTCGCAATTCCCAGCTTCGCGGACAGGTATTGCACCAGCATGGCCATCGCATTCGACCACAGCAAAACCCAAAGCAGCGTGTAGCCATACTTGGCGCCGCCGACGATATTCGAAGCAAAATTGCCGGGATCGATATAGGCGACTGACGCTACAAACGCCGGGCCAAAGAACGTCCATAGCTCGCGCATCGTGATGCGCGTCTCAGCCTTCTCTTCCGAAATGGCAGTCTTTAGGCTCACCTAAATGAAGCATACCAGCATCTGAGCCACCTTCCACACAATTCCCGCGAGATACTAGAGACCATGAAGGTTCTGGTGATTGGTGCAGGCGGCCGTGAACATGCCATCTGCTGGGCGTTGCGAAAGTCCGCGCGTGTGAACGAACTGGTGTGCGCACCAGGCAACGCGGGCATTGAAACCATTGCAAAGTGCCTGCCCGTAAAGCAGGACGACGTGGCCGACATGCTGCGCGTCACCGACGCTGTGCAGCCTGACCTGGTCATCATCGGCCCGGAAGTCCCTCTGGCCGCAGGTATTGTGGACGCTCTCAATGAACGCGGCATCCGCGTTTTTGGCCCTACACAGGCCGCAGCACAACTGGAAAGCAGCAAAGCCTTCACCAAGGACTTTCTCCAGCGCCACAACATCCCCACCGCCCGCTACGTCACGGTCCACACCCTAGACGAAGCCCAGACCGCGCTGCCAGAGTTCTCCCTCCCCGTGGTCCTGAAGGCCGACGGCCTGGCCGCGGGCAAGGGCGTCATCATCGCCACCACCGACGCCGAAGCCGACGCCGCCGTCCAGGAACTGCTCCCCATGAACGGCTCACTCGTCATCGAAGAGTTCCTCACCGGCGACGAACTCAGCGTCTTCGCCCTCTGCGACGGCGAGCACGCGGCAATCATCGCCGCCGCGCAGGACCACAAGCGCATCGGCGAAGGCGACACTGGCCCCAACACCGGCGGTATGGGCGCGTATTCCACGGACCTGCTGCTGCCCGACGACCTCAAAACCTGGGTGCTGGAACAGGTTGCACAGCCCACCGTTGACGGCATGAAGGCCGAGGGATACCCCTTCCGCGGCATCCTTTTCATCGGCCTCATGATGACACCGAACGGCCCTAAAGTCCTTGAATTCAACACGCGTTGGGGCGATCCGGAGACCGAAGCCATCCTCCTCCGCCTCGAAATCGACTTCCTGGACCTTGTCGATGCCTCCATCGACGGCACGGCGGACAAGCTCGACATCCGCCTCAAGCCGGGCGCAGCCATCAGCGTGATCCTGGCCAGCGCGGGCTACCCGGCCAGCGCGGAAAAGGGCGTCGTCATCCACGGCCTGAACGCCTCTCTTCCTGCGAATGTCGAGGTCTTCCATGCCGGAACGGCGCGCAATGAAGCGGGAGAAATCGTTACCGCAGGTGGCCGCGTCCTGGCCATCGCTGCCGAAGCAGAGAACCTTCGCCGAGCCGCCGGAAAGGCCTACGACGCCGTTTCTGGCATCTCCTTCAAGGGCATGCAGATGCGTCGCGACATCGGCTGGCGCGCGCTCCAACGGGAATAACCGACGATCTCAAAGCCGCTCAAGCAGGAGTCAGGGAGAGCCGCAACAGGGGCTCTCCCTGTTTCTGTTTTCGTCTCGCGAACCTTCTTCAATCATCTGGCCGTTTCTGGCGCTTGCCTTCGAAAGCTTGATTTCATTGACCCACGCCTTTTCGAGTCCTATACTTAAACCAAGCTCTGGCGCTTTGGGGATTTTGCGCGGGCTACCTTGGACAATTCGCTCTTGCGGTTTCAACCAGCGGCGCCTGTGCGTCGTCTGCTAACACATCGAAACACGTTTCAGCGCACTGCCGGTAGTGGCCCCCTTTTGAATCCTGAAGGCACTGCGGAGCGTCAATAGCTGGGTGGCTGCCCGCTGCCATCCCCCGCTAAATTCTGAAACTGAGAGCAAACCTCTGAGCACCGAACTGGAAACCATGCCGACCGAAACCACCACTCCTGACAACCTGCACGAAGCCAATGGCCCCGTGACCGAGAACGTAAGCGACCCCGCTGTAGGCGCAAACCACCTCGTCACGCCCGCTCCTGAAACCACCACCGCCGAAATTACCGATGGCCCCGATGACATCGATTACGACGCAGCTGACTTTGCAGCCGCGCTCGAAAGCTTTGACCGGGAACAGGCCGAAGAAAAGGCCGCTGCCTCCTCCGCTATGGAAGAGGACAAGGTCATCACCGGCACCGTGGTCAAGATCACCGACAAGCACGTTGTTGTCGACATCGGACTCAAGTCCGAGGGTCTGATTCCGAAGGAGCAGGTACTGGATCACACCGGCGAGCCGAAGCTGGCCGTGGGCGATGCAGTGGAAGTGGTTGTAGAGCGTGAAGAGTCGGAAGGCGGATACCTCGTCTCCTACGAGAAGGCTCAGCGCCACCGCCTGTGGGATCAGCTCGAGAAGGCTGCTGCAGACAAGACCCCCGTCACCGGCACGGTTCTTTCCCGCGTTAAGGGTGGTCTCACCGTCGACATCGGCGTAAAGGCATTCCTCCCCGGTTCGCAGGTTGAGATTCGCCCTGTTCGCAAC is a genomic window containing:
- a CDS encoding YXWGXW repeat-containing protein → MKNVSLYRSAVLISSLGLVLTGCRSNAANPAPIVDGNAAATDPANANLLPTQVAGVSYAAMPQSNGTSYAPQAAPQAAPQAGRNTQNEALQYNTTPPAYQGDDQQQQPQQPVYDNSQPQQYSNGQPYTDQQAANAAEYDEYNALLDPDVPAATEPPPPLPQDYEQPVAPGPDYMWTPGYWDYATAGYYYVPGAWVAPPYVGALWTPGWWGWYGSRYRWHHGYWGQHIGYYGGINYGFGYIGFGYQGGYWNNNHFWYNTAVNRVQPGRVNNYVYNRRVEVINNTYVNNSRVSYYGGNGGLRRGPAPQEFAAVREQRVPPMQSQVQNRQAAMQNRSQFFQQNRGRPNMVTTAQPLPAQRGIVAPPRTMSPMPGNNLHPGQNGFNGALPANANQQQRQQFEQQQRVQQQNMQNQQRMQQNMNPQQRQQFEQNQQNQQRQQQQNLQNQQRMQQNMNQQQRQQFDQQQRVQQQNLQNQQHQQQEQQRQQQQNLQNQQNQQRQQQEQQRQQQQNTQNQQRMQMDQQRQQQQNQQREQEQQRQQQVNQQNQQRQQEQQRQQQVQQQQRDQQQQQQRAQEQQRQQQIQNQQREQQRAQDQQRQQMQQQQQHMQEQQHQAQQNQQRQMQQQVQQQHQMQQQMQHQQQQVQHAAPPPQAPHGGGGGEHRH
- a CDS encoding Nramp family divalent metal transporter is translated as MSLKTAISEEKAETRITMRELWTFFGPAFVASVAYIDPGNFASNIVGGAKYGYTLLWVLLWSNAMAMLVQYLSAKLGIATGNTLPECCREHFSKPVVWLLWVGAEISAIATDLAEFLGAALGFYLLVGPYFLAHGMSRTTVMFLAALATTVFVFLLLALNQRGFRHFEGVIIALVSAIGFCYAIEIFLVHPDWSQAVRGTLVPHLNHETLYIAVAMLGATVMPHVIYLHSSLMQPRLSTFVEHGVSGGASRAQAAGRLRDFRRRYLRFERIDIIFAMNGAWLINSAMLIMAAAALGGVGEGAISKLEGAHQTLGPLLGPMAQVAFAVALLCSGLSSSTIGVLAGQVVIEGFLHVKFPIYLRRLITIIPALVVIAMGLDELKVLLLSQAVLSFGIPFALVPLLLLTGKKSVMGEFCNNRATAVAGWTVAMLIIGLNCVLLWQMFTA
- the purD gene encoding phosphoribosylamine--glycine ligase is translated as MKVLVIGAGGREHAICWALRKSARVNELVCAPGNAGIETIAKCLPVKQDDVADMLRVTDAVQPDLVIIGPEVPLAAGIVDALNERGIRVFGPTQAAAQLESSKAFTKDFLQRHNIPTARYVTVHTLDEAQTALPEFSLPVVLKADGLAAGKGVIIATTDAEADAAVQELLPMNGSLVIEEFLTGDELSVFALCDGEHAAIIAAAQDHKRIGEGDTGPNTGGMGAYSTDLLLPDDLKTWVLEQVAQPTVDGMKAEGYPFRGILFIGLMMTPNGPKVLEFNTRWGDPETEAILLRLEIDFLDLVDASIDGTADKLDIRLKPGAAISVILASAGYPASAEKGVVIHGLNASLPANVEVFHAGTARNEAGEIVTAGGRVLAIAAEAENLRRAAGKAYDAVSGISFKGMQMRRDIGWRALQRE